The Rattus rattus isolate New Zealand chromosome 8, Rrattus_CSIRO_v1, whole genome shotgun sequence genome contains the following window.
TATGTTGCTATTAGTATTACATAATGAATAAACCTTTGGAATCCATAGAAATTGCACTGGCAATTTCTTCCAAGGAAGTCAGCATATAACCAATCCTCAGAGTCTGGATTTATACTCAAATAATTTAGTACCtgaggaagaaaaatttaaaatggaaaaagtagCAAGAAAACTACAGGATATCTGTGGTCCTTACCGTGGCTAAGTTATAATGTCAGTGTAGGTTACTGCATTTAAAGGCACAGCCTATGATGCTGGTGAAGGACAGCAAAGCCATCCACAGACAGAACAGCCCTTTAGTCTGTGACGTCAGTGCATAAGAAGACAAGGGCTACCCAGGTTTTCAGAAATTTACTTGCTCAGCAGAAGTTGGCTTAGGAGACAAATACAGAACAGCCTTTGGGTTCTCTGAAACTTCCCATTGGACCCCAGTGACTCAGCTGTATTGCACATCTGGGATACTCGAGTCTGGAGGGGAAGCCCAGAAGCATCGGTCTTTGTTTCCCCAGATGCCTCAAATGTGCAGCCAGGCTGCAGGCCACactgcagctcttccagaggctgcTGCATGAAAGCACAGGACAGCTGCAGGCTAGAAGCTCTGCTGCTCCAAAGCTCCAGAAGAAAAGGGTCATTTTAGAACAGGGCCCGGCTGCCCTTCCTCTGGCACACAGGCTGCTGTTTGGAGGTGCTGACCGTCAGAGGTTATCTGGAGCGCTGGTTGTAAAGAAGAAAGTCCTTGTCTTGGCAGAGCAGACAGAGTTTCAGGCTTCGGCGGCTGCCTCCAGCAACACAGAATGCCCAGATGCCCATGAACACCATGATTATATATGCTGTCACCAGATTCACTTCATAGTGAGGACTTAGTAAAGTCTGCAAGGAAAATAAATCAGTTTGGGTAAAAGCACAAGCCTCTTAAACACGTGGAATAAACAGAGATAGAGGAAAATACACAATGCTTCCAATAGCTGGACTGTCTCACAAACAGGAGATGGATGTCATCTCTGTCTCAGAAAGGCACAGAACAATCTACACAGCAGACAGTGGTCTGTGAACTTGCATTTTGATTGACTCAAATGGCAACCCAGAAGACAGCTGTTAGCCAGAACCCAATGGGATACTTAACAGGAAGCACATGGAGCATATGCCTAACTTATATCCATTTCTGTGTTAAGTTGGCTCTAAGAATTTACAAGAAAGTCAGGTATACCTAGGTTACTTTAATATGAACCATTAGTATTCAAAGGAACATGAGGAAACAGAGTCAGATTTTGGCTGTGCAATGTCTATGGATTCCACAAGTTTATTCATTGTAAACACCAACAGCAACATAGCTCTTGGCAGAGCACATGTTTATTATGGATTCAATGTCCAACACCAAAGCATGACTGACAGAGTGCCAAAGGGCGCTGTGACCGAAATCACTGAGGACAAGGCTTCGCCGTGATGGGACTTATATACCTCATAAGTAACGGTAATGAAATAAATTAACTACAATTCATGATTGATGCTAAGACAGAATAGTGGCAGTTGTGACAAATGCTAGGATGAGAACAAGGTGATTTACTTAAGGGATGATGGAGGCCCTGAGGAAGTGGCACTTAACCTGAGACAGATAAGAATGGGAATGAACTAGCCCTGTGCAGGCTGGCCATGGGAGGAGCAAAGGTGAGGACAGAGCTGGATACAGGTGAGCACTAGAGCCAGCAGGAATTCAGTttagaggactggagagatggttaagggaactggctgatcttccagagctcctgagttcaacccctggcaACTACATGCTGGGTACcgcatggtgggtcacaactatCTGTACTGAGATCTGGTGCCTAATAATTTTTTTACAAGGATTACAGTTTAGGAATTGAGGAGCAGATGAGGTCAGGCAACTGTGAAACCAGCAGCTAAGCAATGTGAATGTTACTGTGTGTGATACAGGGTCCTGTAGAGGGTTTAGATTGGGATAATTATGATTGGCTTTGATTTTTAAACTGCATAAAAAAGATTAGAGGGACTGGTGAGTCAGGAGATGAGTTAGGAGGAGACTGCACTGCTGAGGAGAGAGTGCATGGTGATCTAGGGAGGTAGTGATGCAGATGGAAAGCAAATAGGATGAGCTCACAGGGCTCAGTGATGGACTCAATGCGAGGAGGATGCCAAGACTGGCTCTTGTATTTCTGGCCTGATGGCTGATGAATGCTTGAAAAGCACCAACCTTGGAAGAGACTGGCAATTAGTGGGCAGGAACAAGCTCACAGTGAATGCTACATGACAGATCCAAAGATACCATAGTAAGGATTAATAGTCCATGAAATTTCAAAGGGCGGAGGTCAAAAAGTtagtcaagattttttttataaaaaaaatataaaggacTCTTAAAAATTAAAGGCAGTAGCAGAAGGACAAAATATTTGAACAAGGGTGTCAAAAAGAATTATCCATCTGACAACAGATCCACATAAAGATGTGTTTATTATCCAGTAAATGAAAGTTTGAAGTTTACTGTGCTTCTACTATATTCCAGCAGGATAAGGAAGTTATATCAAGTGTTGGCAAAGACATAGAGGAGCTGTCTATAATTGATAGTAGATACTGTTTAAGTAGATAGTGTTTAAGTTAACATAACCAAGCTGAAAAACTGAGAGATACCACAAGCTGACTTATGCACTCTAACCAGAGTGCTTCTGGGAATGTGTCCAAaagaaatgtgcatgtgtgtttgctgtCAGACATACATGTAATATTTTTAGTCACACTCTACACAATAGTTAGAAAGTAGAGTACTGAGGGTCTGCACCGAAACATGGCAGAGGTTGGGTCCAAGTCAGTGCTGTTTGTGTGTCTCGGTAACATCTGCCGGTCACCCATTGCAGAAGCAGTGTTCAGAAAATTGGTAACTGATGAAAACGTTTCAGATAACTGGAGGATAGACAGTGCGGCCACATCCACCTATGAAGTGGGGAACCCCCCTGACTATCGAGGGCAGAACTGCATGAAAAAACATGGCATCCACATGCAACACATTGCACGGCAGATTACAAGAGAAGACTTTGCCACATTCGATTATATACTGTGTATGGATGAAAGCAATCTGAGAGATCTGAATAGAAAAAGTAATCAagttaaaaactgcaaagctaaaATCGAGCTACTTGGGAGCTATGATCCACAGAAGCAGCTCATTATTGAAGATCCCTATTATGGCAATGACTCTGACTTCGAGGTGGTGTACCAGCAATGCCTTAGGTGCTGCAAGGCCTTCCTGGAGAAGACTCACTAGCTGGTCCTAACCACCACCACTGAGCAACCCACTCCTCAGTGCTGTGCCCAAGGGTGGTGGCAGTCCTTAGCCCCATACCCCACCTCTCTTTTCAGCTGACTTActgtatatctttaaaataattgtagGTGGAAATCAGGCATTTGTTCAGAAGGATAAAAACATTTGAGGCAGACATTTGAGGTGTGGCTCAGTATTCTTAGACTAACAAAAGCTCTGGCCTCGCCATAATTACAAAATAGTGGAACGAGCAACTGTGGAACAAAAGAAATCCCAATAAAGTAAGAATGACCCACAAGGTCCAGATCAGCCTTTGAGCCCAGCCAGCCTGGGTAGTCTGGTCTAACTGGAGTGCGAGCATGGCCAGCACCCAGTGTGCTGTTTGCTTGCCTTACACTCTCTATTCTATATTGTCTCTTATTGTGACAATATCTCCATCCATGGCAGCCTTCCATTTAACACTGGGAGAGTTTAAACCCAGGCACAATGAGGGTTCAGATATTTGAGAAAGGAGAACCTGGATGTGATGATGggcctggaactccagca
Protein-coding sequences here:
- the LOC116906736 gene encoding low molecular weight phosphotyrosine protein phosphatase, whose amino-acid sequence is MAEVGSKSVLFVCLGNICRSPIAEAVFRKLVTDENVSDNWRIDSAATSTYEVGNPPDYRGQNCMKKHGIHMQHIARQITREDFATFDYILCMDESNLRDLNRKSNQVKNCKAKIELLGSYDPQKQLIIEDPYYGNDSDFEVVYQQCLRCCKAFLEKTH